The proteins below come from a single Aegilops tauschii subsp. strangulata cultivar AL8/78 chromosome 6, Aet v6.0, whole genome shotgun sequence genomic window:
- the LOC109737504 gene encoding uncharacterized protein, whose translation MCYALQMPTSSCGGTRRSLSGCSRAPPPSGCYLRCWSTTSSRFVSTTILVLMPKLASRFARFLKYLPADPPNATELFLCSQPAPGAGERGDTAKRGGVGAGQRRLAHGTTARLSGANAVTIISRMFRPARRRRRSTPRRRRSKPRRKITSRRRSKIWLMPGRSRKLLYWCCSRGMGLLAKLAGGIFRIRLMP comes from the exons ATGTGCTATGCTTTGCAAATGCCGACCTCTTCCTGTGGAGGAACAAGAAGATCTCTGTCGGGGTGCTCGCGGGCGCCACCGCCATCTGGCTGCTATTTGAGGTGCTGGAGTACCACCTCCTCACGCTTCGTGTCTACTACAATACTTGTGTTGATGCCAAAATTAGCAAGCCGTTTTGCTCGGTTTCTGAAATATTTGCCAGCTGATCCGCCAAATG CTACCGAACTCTTCCTGTGCTCCCAGCCGGCGCCCGGAGCTGGCGAACGCGGCGATACTGCCAAAAGAGGAGGTGTAGGAGCTGGGCAACGCCGACTGGCTCATGGGACAACGGCGAGACTGTCTGGCGCCAACGCCGTCACCATCATCAGTCGCATGTTTCGGCCGGCCAGGAG GAGAAGAAGGAGCACGCCCAGGAGAAGAAGGAGCAAGCCCAGGAGAAAAATAACGAGCAGGAGAAGAAG CAAAATCTGGCTCATGCCCGGTAGGAGCAGGAAGCTGCTGTATTGGTGCTGTAGCAGAGGGATGGGCCTCCTAGCAAAGCTTGCTGGGGGCATTTTCAGG ATACGATTGATGCCTTGA